A single region of the Hylaeus volcanicus isolate JK05 chromosome 5, UHH_iyHylVolc1.0_haploid, whole genome shotgun sequence genome encodes:
- the LOC128876731 gene encoding uncharacterized protein LOC128876731 isoform X5 codes for MSPRGSKCRRVNKVAAKERPVRGHRNHRRAGWNEATNDTVQQPENVAPSNDSDATTTTTTTTTCTIGTSKSAVAACEGRSSWNARMRQPQESGLEPRENGNQVQRWPARQRRRDRITSTSKKDRSSVDASSHGDVVVSSSTSLPSPVLSTASSTDASSRRSTSPPSTVSSPARSTSSTSASAISREKPRPIESSRYTIDQDRIRKRKQERQCSARSRGARDAPEEKASTVTTTLTTCAPTSTAVSSPSPFSSSVSTTSEKVNEHSAQSSARSCPSVAHASAIEGLRTALESYDRSRIYLAHVSFLDWRDLPGRRRTGSAAVPDAERVWVVGAADHEGHHRTRLLVTGRHWRPRCLRRVNMLSQPVIYAGGGRGSLTVDLFLWWFHREFAVTAMAMHPDGAVLVAECADYLPPEADCVAADGLVRLFVVPKDCLETRIVVKELRVRLAIGVLTRASYDVYRNLSNPSEETDLLSAYLKKFTMKEAFADFHRAWLSIRSDTFARSWILPSDRDDASMGFTSNGPSLSSRVHASTDQEDDRMLLIELQSLAREVGLEVSDEELNKWILDEESELAMCVRKKELEEGHCRVKIEAEEKWPDYEAGDEDEEEDEEEDEPTAEETVGLLSRVLTWMEREPLDPGLLLAVRSMRDTASLMASKMGLTGTHPSGLPFFCPNGDHLTQPPPAHMGIPPYGTLDAGKAAAAAGEYWSSGNPGQPPPTHPDHWKRLLAAAASTGLTRAPMYPFSTGQYPYPMLSPEMTQVAASWHTPSMYPISPSSAGFRSPYPTSLPIPTSSLPSDLYRFSPTGLMPPHPGLSPHAHALTSHALVPSTPKSDHSSMDHNHRSSVDQKNASLVAPDNGKGVDSSQQNNQDKKKPHIKKPLNAFMLYMKEMRAEVVAECTLKESAAINQILGRRWHALGREEQAKYYELARRERQLHMQLYPDWSSRANTNRTKKRKRKQDTNSDPGGNNMKKCRARYGLDQQSQWCKPCSPVEHGAGMGIHASIIHHGVGSSAGAGVGAGGGGGTVGAATAPPNTNTASNASSPQQEPTYVNL; via the exons ATGTCTCCTCGTGGCAGCAAGTGTAGACGCGTCAACAAAGTGGCCGCGAAGGAGCGGCCCGTGCGCGGCCATCGCAACCATCGTCGCGCAGGTTGGAACGAGGCAACCAACGACACCGTCCAACAGCCTGAGAACGTCGCTCCGTCCAACGATTCGGATGCAACGAccacgacgacaacgacgacgacgtgcACGATCGGAACGAGTAAGTCCGCGGTGGCAGCGTGCGAGGGTCGATCGTCGTGGAACGCGCGCATGCGTCAGCCCCAGGAGAGCGGCCTCGAGCCCCGTGAAAACGGTAACCAAGTGCAACGATGGCCGGCGAGACAACGTCGACGCGATCGGATCACGTCGACGTCCAAGAAGGATCGGTCGTCGGTCGATGCCAGCAGCCACGGTGACGTCGTCGTTTCCTCTTCCACGTCTCTGCCCTCTCCGGTCCTCTCCACGGCCTCCTCCACCGACGCGTCCTCTCGTCGCTCGACGTCCCCTCCATCGACCGTCTCGTCGCCCGCTCGCTCGACCTCCTCGACCTCCGCGTCCGCGATCTCGCGGGAGAAACCGCGACCGATCGAGTCGAGTCGGTACACCATCGATCAGGACAGAATCAGAAAGCGGAAGCAGGAGAGACAGTGTTCCGCGAGGTCGCGCGGCGCCAGAGACGCCCCGGAGGAGAAAGCGTCGACCGTGACGACGACGTTGACGACCTGCGCGCCTACTTCCACCGCGGTATCCTCTCCTTCGCCGTTCTCCTCTTCCGTCTCCACGACCTCGGAGAAAGTGAACGAACATTCGGCGCAGTCGAGCGCCAGAAGTTGCCCGTCCGTCGCGCACGCCTCCGCTATAGAGGGCCTGCGAACCGCTCTGGAAAGCTACGATCGCAGCAGAATCTACCTCGCACATGTGTCCTTTCTGGATTGGCGGGATCTGCCGGGACGACGCCGGACCGGTAGCGCCGCGGTGCCCGACGCCGAGAGAGTGTGGGTGGTGGGGGCAGCTGATCACGAGGGTCATCACAGAACGCGGCTGCTCGTAACCGGTCGTCACTGGCGACCGCGTTGCTTGAGACGAGTGAACATGCTGAGCCAGCCGGTCATCTACGCCGGTGGAGGCAGAGGTTCCCTCACCGTGGACCTCTTCCTCTGGTGGTTTCATCGTGAGTTCGCGGTCACCGCGATGGCCATGCATCCCGATGGCGCGGTGCTGGTCGCGGAGTGCGCCGATTACCTACCGCCGGAAGCAGACTGCGTCGCAGCCGACGGTTTGGTAAGGTTGTTCGTCGTACCGAAAGACTGTCTCGAGACAAGGATCGTGGTGAAAGAACTGAGAGTACGGCTCGCGATCGGGGTCCTCACCAGAGCTTCCTACGACGTCTATCGCAACCTATCGAATCCCTCCGAGGAAACCGATCTCCTCAGCGCGTACCTGAAAAAGTTTACGATGAAGGAGGCGTTCGCCGATTTCCATCGCGCCTGGCTCAGCATCAGATCCGATACGTTCGCGAGAAGTTGGATCTTGCCGAGCGATCGAGACGACGCCTCGATGGGATTCACGAGCAACGGGCCGAGTTTGTCCTCGCGGGTTCACGCGTCCACCGATCAGGAGGACGACAGGATGCTGTTGATCGAACTCCAGAGTTTGGCCAGAGAAGTAGGTCTGGAGGTCAGCGACGAGGAGCTGAACAAGTGGATCCTCGACGAGGAGAGCGAGCTGGCGATGTGCGTAAGGAAGAAGGAGCTCGAGGAGGGTCATTGCCGCGTCAAGATCGAGGCGGAGGAGAAGTGGCCCGATTACGAGGCCGGCGATgaggacgaggaggaggatgAGGAGGAAGACGAGCCCACCGCGGAAGAGACCGTCGGTTTACTGTCGAGAGTGCTGACTTGGATGGAAAGGGAGCCTCTCGATCCAGGACTATTGCTTGCCGTCAGATCGATGCGCGATACCGCTTCGCTCATG GCGAGCAAGATGGGCCTGACGGGGACTCATCCGAGCGGATTGCCGTTCTTCTGCCCCAACGGAGACCACCTGACTCAACCACCGCCTGCCCACATGGGAATTCCACCGTACGGGACGTTGGATGCAGGCAAAGCGGCCGCAGCGGCCGGTGAGTACTGGTCATCAGGCAACCCTGGACAACCACCACCCACCCACCCCGATCACTGGAAACGTCTTCTCGCCGCGGCAGCCTCCACAG GTCTGACGAGAGCGCCGATGTATCCCTTCTCCACGGGCCAATATCCGTACCCCATGCTTAGCCCGGAAATGACGCAAGTCGCCGCTTCCTG GCATACACCAAGCATGTACCCCATCTCCCCGTCAAGCGCTGGCTTCCGAAGTCCGTATCCCACGAGTTTGCCCATCCCAACTTCTAGTTTACCAAG CGATCTCTACCGCTTTTCGCCGACGGGTCTGATGCCACCGCATCCTGGACTGAGTCCGCACGCACACGCGCTAACGTCACACGCGTTGGTGCCTTCGACGCCGAAGTCGGACCACTCCAGCATGGATCACAATCACAG GTCTTCGGTCGACCAGAAGAACGCGTCGTTGGTCGCGCCCGACAACGGAAAAGGCGTGGACTCGTCGCAACAAAATAATCAAG ATAAAAAGAAACCCCATATAAAAAAGCCTTTGAACGCATTTATGCTGTACATGAAGGAGATGAGGGCGGAGGTCGTAGCGGAGTGTACCTTAAAAGAGAGCGCTGCGATCAACCAAATATTGGGAAGACGA TGGCACGCGCTAGGGCGAGAGGAACAGGCCAAGTATTATGAGTTGGCACGACGGGAGAGACAGTTGCACATGCAGCTGTACCCTGACTGGTCTTCCCGCGCAAATACCAACCGAACTAAGAAGAGGAAGCGCAAACAAGACACAAACAGTGATCCTGGAG GCAACAACATGAAGAAGTGCCGCGCCAGGTACGGATTAGATCAACAAAGCCAGTGGTGCAAGCCCTGCAG
- the LOC128876731 gene encoding uncharacterized protein LOC128876731 isoform X4: protein MSPRGSKCRRVNKVAAKERPVRGHRNHRRAGWNEATNDTVQQPENVAPSNDSDATTTTTTTTTCTIGTSKSAVAACEGRSSWNARMRQPQESGLEPRENGNQVQRWPARQRRRDRITSTSKKDRSSVDASSHGDVVVSSSTSLPSPVLSTASSTDASSRRSTSPPSTVSSPARSTSSTSASAISREKPRPIESSRYTIDQDRIRKRKQERQCSARSRGARDAPEEKASTVTTTLTTCAPTSTAVSSPSPFSSSVSTTSEKVNEHSAQSSARSCPSVAHASAIEGLRTALESYDRSRIYLAHVSFLDWRDLPGRRRTGSAAVPDAERVWVVGAADHEGHHRTRLLVTGRHWRPRCLRRVNMLSQPVIYAGGGRGSLTVDLFLWWFHREFAVTAMAMHPDGAVLVAECADYLPPEADCVAADGLVRLFVVPKDCLETRIVVKELRVRLAIGVLTRASYDVYRNLSNPSEETDLLSAYLKKFTMKEAFADFHRAWLSIRSDTFARSWILPSDRDDASMGFTSNGPSLSSRVHASTDQEDDRMLLIELQSLAREVGLEVSDEELNKWILDEESELAMCVRKKELEEGHCRVKIEAEEKWPDYEAGDEDEEEDEEEDEPTAEETVGLLSRVLTWMEREPLDPGLLLAVRSMRDTASLMASKMGLTGTHPSGLPFFCPNGDHLTQPPPAHMGIPPYGTLDAGKAAAAAGEYWSSGNPGQPPPTHPDHWKRLLAAAASTGLTRAPMYPFSTGQYPYPMLSPEMTQVAASWHTPSMYPISPSSAGFRSPYPTSLPIPTSSLPSDLYRFSPTGLMPPHPGLSPHAHALTSHALVPSTPKSDHSSMDHNHRSSVDQKNASLVAPDNGKGVDSSQQNNQDKKKPHIKKPLNAFMLYMKEMRAEVVAECTLKESAAINQILGRRWHSLSREEQARYYEAARQERQLHQQRYPGWSARDNYGYGSKKKKKKKERSADPTGGNNMKKCRARYGLDQQSQWCKPCSPVEHGAGMGIHASIIHHGVGSSAGAGVGAGGGGGTVGAATAPPNTNTASNASSPQQEPTYVNL from the exons ATGTCTCCTCGTGGCAGCAAGTGTAGACGCGTCAACAAAGTGGCCGCGAAGGAGCGGCCCGTGCGCGGCCATCGCAACCATCGTCGCGCAGGTTGGAACGAGGCAACCAACGACACCGTCCAACAGCCTGAGAACGTCGCTCCGTCCAACGATTCGGATGCAACGAccacgacgacaacgacgacgacgtgcACGATCGGAACGAGTAAGTCCGCGGTGGCAGCGTGCGAGGGTCGATCGTCGTGGAACGCGCGCATGCGTCAGCCCCAGGAGAGCGGCCTCGAGCCCCGTGAAAACGGTAACCAAGTGCAACGATGGCCGGCGAGACAACGTCGACGCGATCGGATCACGTCGACGTCCAAGAAGGATCGGTCGTCGGTCGATGCCAGCAGCCACGGTGACGTCGTCGTTTCCTCTTCCACGTCTCTGCCCTCTCCGGTCCTCTCCACGGCCTCCTCCACCGACGCGTCCTCTCGTCGCTCGACGTCCCCTCCATCGACCGTCTCGTCGCCCGCTCGCTCGACCTCCTCGACCTCCGCGTCCGCGATCTCGCGGGAGAAACCGCGACCGATCGAGTCGAGTCGGTACACCATCGATCAGGACAGAATCAGAAAGCGGAAGCAGGAGAGACAGTGTTCCGCGAGGTCGCGCGGCGCCAGAGACGCCCCGGAGGAGAAAGCGTCGACCGTGACGACGACGTTGACGACCTGCGCGCCTACTTCCACCGCGGTATCCTCTCCTTCGCCGTTCTCCTCTTCCGTCTCCACGACCTCGGAGAAAGTGAACGAACATTCGGCGCAGTCGAGCGCCAGAAGTTGCCCGTCCGTCGCGCACGCCTCCGCTATAGAGGGCCTGCGAACCGCTCTGGAAAGCTACGATCGCAGCAGAATCTACCTCGCACATGTGTCCTTTCTGGATTGGCGGGATCTGCCGGGACGACGCCGGACCGGTAGCGCCGCGGTGCCCGACGCCGAGAGAGTGTGGGTGGTGGGGGCAGCTGATCACGAGGGTCATCACAGAACGCGGCTGCTCGTAACCGGTCGTCACTGGCGACCGCGTTGCTTGAGACGAGTGAACATGCTGAGCCAGCCGGTCATCTACGCCGGTGGAGGCAGAGGTTCCCTCACCGTGGACCTCTTCCTCTGGTGGTTTCATCGTGAGTTCGCGGTCACCGCGATGGCCATGCATCCCGATGGCGCGGTGCTGGTCGCGGAGTGCGCCGATTACCTACCGCCGGAAGCAGACTGCGTCGCAGCCGACGGTTTGGTAAGGTTGTTCGTCGTACCGAAAGACTGTCTCGAGACAAGGATCGTGGTGAAAGAACTGAGAGTACGGCTCGCGATCGGGGTCCTCACCAGAGCTTCCTACGACGTCTATCGCAACCTATCGAATCCCTCCGAGGAAACCGATCTCCTCAGCGCGTACCTGAAAAAGTTTACGATGAAGGAGGCGTTCGCCGATTTCCATCGCGCCTGGCTCAGCATCAGATCCGATACGTTCGCGAGAAGTTGGATCTTGCCGAGCGATCGAGACGACGCCTCGATGGGATTCACGAGCAACGGGCCGAGTTTGTCCTCGCGGGTTCACGCGTCCACCGATCAGGAGGACGACAGGATGCTGTTGATCGAACTCCAGAGTTTGGCCAGAGAAGTAGGTCTGGAGGTCAGCGACGAGGAGCTGAACAAGTGGATCCTCGACGAGGAGAGCGAGCTGGCGATGTGCGTAAGGAAGAAGGAGCTCGAGGAGGGTCATTGCCGCGTCAAGATCGAGGCGGAGGAGAAGTGGCCCGATTACGAGGCCGGCGATgaggacgaggaggaggatgAGGAGGAAGACGAGCCCACCGCGGAAGAGACCGTCGGTTTACTGTCGAGAGTGCTGACTTGGATGGAAAGGGAGCCTCTCGATCCAGGACTATTGCTTGCCGTCAGATCGATGCGCGATACCGCTTCGCTCATG GCGAGCAAGATGGGCCTGACGGGGACTCATCCGAGCGGATTGCCGTTCTTCTGCCCCAACGGAGACCACCTGACTCAACCACCGCCTGCCCACATGGGAATTCCACCGTACGGGACGTTGGATGCAGGCAAAGCGGCCGCAGCGGCCGGTGAGTACTGGTCATCAGGCAACCCTGGACAACCACCACCCACCCACCCCGATCACTGGAAACGTCTTCTCGCCGCGGCAGCCTCCACAG GTCTGACGAGAGCGCCGATGTATCCCTTCTCCACGGGCCAATATCCGTACCCCATGCTTAGCCCGGAAATGACGCAAGTCGCCGCTTCCTG GCATACACCAAGCATGTACCCCATCTCCCCGTCAAGCGCTGGCTTCCGAAGTCCGTATCCCACGAGTTTGCCCATCCCAACTTCTAGTTTACCAAG CGATCTCTACCGCTTTTCGCCGACGGGTCTGATGCCACCGCATCCTGGACTGAGTCCGCACGCACACGCGCTAACGTCACACGCGTTGGTGCCTTCGACGCCGAAGTCGGACCACTCCAGCATGGATCACAATCACAG GTCTTCGGTCGACCAGAAGAACGCGTCGTTGGTCGCGCCCGACAACGGAAAAGGCGTGGACTCGTCGCAACAAAATAATCAAG ATAAAAAGAAACCCCATATAAAAAAGCCTTTGAACGCATTTATGCTGTACATGAAGGAGATGAGGGCGGAGGTCGTAGCGGAGTGTACCTTAAAAGAGAGCGCTGCGATCAACCAAATATTGGGAAGACGA TGGCACTCGCTAAGCCGGGAGGAGCAGGCGCGGTATTATGAGGCGGCCAGGCAGGAGCGCCAACTCCATCAGCAACGATACCCCGGCTGGAGTGCCAGGGATAACTACGGATACGGcagcaagaagaagaagaagaagaaagagcgCTCCGCAGATCCCACCGGAG GCAACAACATGAAGAAGTGCCGCGCCAGGTACGGATTAGATCAACAAAGCCAGTGGTGCAAGCCCTGCAG